Part of the Sorghum bicolor cultivar BTx623 chromosome 1, Sorghum_bicolor_NCBIv3, whole genome shotgun sequence genome, ATACAAGTTTGTTAAAAAAAACATCAATACAAAATACCAAATAAGAAAGGCTTAAAACTAGCATGTGCTGGTTTTATATTGATGTCTATTCGCTTGTctaaaaagttatggctaaaaaatattgtttgctgatttgttctGAGAAAAAAACACTATTGAACGGCTGAAAGCGAACAGGTTGACCTTATTGTCTAGCAAATCAGTCTAGGATATTCCTTTTTCCTGTTTGGTCCAAACATCTCTATATAGGTTTCAGACAGCTTTTTTGTACAACCTATACAAATAAGGTATTTTACTCTTTTTCCACCCCCACTACAATTCAAAGGTGGTAACAAAATGTTTGAGTTAGTATTTTTGCTCTTTTGCCCTTTTGGGTCAGATCGCAACATGGACGGACATCCCACAACACTCCACAAACTTGAGTGCTCGCCGACAAAGCCTAGCCGTCTAGGAGCCAAAGATCCAACAGTAACAAATGTTTCACCACGGTCTTGAGTTCTTGACGTTGTCAACAAGTTTTAAAGGCTTTGCTAGCTAATTTCTCTATTGCTCACAAGCTCATAAAAGGCCCCAATCTTGCTCTCCCATTCAATGGATATCTTAAACATCACCCAAATCCTATAGATGGTGAATTTGGAGCTTTGATAAGGCAAGGATATACAATTTCTTCTTTCGTTATGAAGAAACTACAAGGATATAGTCAAGGATATCTTAAATATCACCGAAACCCATCAACTAATTTTCTATGTTGAGTTTCCTTGAATTGTCAAGCCATTGATCAAATTTCTTCTTTTCGTTATGAAGAAACTACTAGGATATACATACTCAATTTATGgatgtttgacttttttgacactAAGTTTGACactgtcttattcaaaaaattgtaCAAAATATTACTTCCTTTGTCGttgcttggtttattaataaaagttcttcaaaaataacttaaatttgactatatttgtataaaatttttaaataagtaatcaaatttaagataaaaaaagtcaaatgtctCATAATTTAAGATGGAGGTAGTATAGGTGTCCCGGTAAGTATGAGTGGAGATCGAAAACATGTTTGCTTCGCTTTACTTCAATTTCAGCCCCACCAAATCCGGTGGTGGACACGTTGATTATTTTCCAAACCTCACCTACCCAAATCCAAACCAAGGATGATGAGGTGTGTGTGCGTtaccttttttaaaaaaaaaattgcgtTGCTAGCTTTTGAGTTTGAGCGTTGTCAAATCCTTCTTCGATCGGCTCTTCTtggctgtttttttttcttcccaTGACTAGAAATTGCAGGAAAACTCACCTATCACACCAAGCACAGCAGAAGAACGAagtacatactccctccgtctctacATAATTATCACTATTATACATATTACAAGTTTAActcaatttataaaaaatacgtATAATATTTTAtccccaaataaatttattaaaaaactacatttaaaaatatttttaataatACTAATATgtaacataaatattaatatttttaatatatattcagTTAATTTTTTAAGAAACATAAACAACGAATATTTAAGGATGGACAGAGTACCACACTATGACACTGTCATCACCAACCCCCGCCGGCCTCCTCCATCTCCATTTGTAAGGTCATCGAGAGACTGGTTGATCTGCACACAGGAAACACATATCCATGATGTGTGTCCGATCCTGGCGTCCAGCCGTCCACATGCCTCAAATGAATCGACAGATGTTGTCTCACGGAAACTTTGTTCTGATCGTGGGGTGTTTGGTTTGGGATGATAAAATTTAACAGACATGATAATATtattgttttatttgataattagtattaattatagactaattaaatttaaaagattcatcttataaattatcttttagctatgtttttagttttgtaaataataTCACCTCAAACCAAACAGGGCCGCCGTTATATAGCTGTGTATTAATTAGCTATATATAGGTAAAGTTTACTTTCGGTTCGTACGGCACACTATTTTTGCTATACTTGAAACGGAAAACAGTTTAGCTTTCATGTATATATAGCAAAAAGAGTAAAGTTTATCATTGGTTCCTAAATTTATTTACACGTGTTATTCTGGTACCTAAACATGCAAAACGGTTGTTTAGATACCTAAATTTGTTCGACTATGTCATTCTATTCTCTAAACTTGGAAATCTCTCATATaagtcctcaaacttgttcaattTTAAGTCTTATCTAGATCAAAACAGGatgaatctaaaaactctacatcaaaaaataactcataattttttcatatgaactcaaataaaaataaactttatatcaaaagtGTAGCCAGCAACACGATCTACAACTTTGgagatgaaaagtttttaaattaaaatcatttaatatcccaaaatattttttgtaagtttatagattttggaatttaaaatttaaaattaaattttgtgacactaaatgatttcaaataaaaaactttttaactacaaagttgtagaccgTGTTGAGGACTATAACTtcaatataaagtttatcttcattcGAGTTCATATGAATAAtaacttttttttaatatagagtttttagatcgcTTTGTTTTGACCTAAATAAGACTCAAattcaagtttagggaccgggatgacacaattgAATAATTTTGAGGACCTAAGCGTGTGATTTCGAACCAGGATGACATAGCTAAACAAGTTTAGGAACCAGGATGACATAGATGAATAAGTTCGAGGATCTAAATGGCCGATTTGTGAGTTTAAGGACCGGGACGACATGACattacaagtttagggaccagcGGTGGACTTTAGGTCCCGTTTGGTTTCACTCGTTAAAGTTTActgtccatcacatcgaatgtttggacatatacatgaagtactaaatatagactatttacgaaattgAAAATACAGTTAGAGAGTAAttttgagacgaatcttttgagcctaattagtccatgattgatcactgattgtcaaataaaatgaaaatattataatgtctgttaaactttaacaaaccCAATCGAACACCCCTTTACTCTAGCAAAAACTTTCCTCTTTAATCCTATTTTTTGGTTTGGtccattattttatataatggtATCTAATaccatgcaaaatttttggtaaaAAATGACCATTCTTCATTTTGAATTTTAACCTtaagagacaaaaaaaaactcaaaaacGTCTGGGAGCCCGTGTCCATCCCCATCAGCACCAGAAAAAAATTGGTATTTTTGATAGAACTAAGGGGGTATTTGgcactgctccacgaactctgctccacaaactccactaaGAAggagctccacaaaaaactggagtttctggagtacctctttaggtgctctcacagctccaccTTTTTTCTccaactgagtgcgtggagctgaaaccgtttggctaaaaaacgtggagcggagctgaaaaacgttGAGCAGAGCAGGCCCAAACACCCCTAAATACACTTACGAAAAAATTAGTATTTCGTATTTTTTATGATTTCAAAGTATTTGATATTTTGTATTTTGCATTCCGAACTAAACACACCCTAAAATTAAAACGGCCAAGGCGCTAAATCAAATACCACGCTTTCACGTTGCTTAGAAATGAGCAACAAACAGCACACAATAAATGTGTACACAACTTGCGCATGCGTGTGCTCCAACAAggtcaagattcgatgtgatgagaaatcttgaaaagtttttggttttgaagaactaaataaggcctaaaaaTCATTGCCAAAAATATCAAGGCACATAGTACTCCGTACTGTGGCCATTCTACTTTAGGGACATTTTGCGTCTGTgggcagaaaaaaaaaagaaggaaaaggCAATGACTTATTTAATTTCGGCTGTGAGAGATGACTCGGCAGATCAAATAAGTTATCTTGTCAAAGCGAAGACCCTGAAGCGAAGCACGCCAACACGTGCACGGCCGGTCCGCTCCAGGCGTTTTGAACAGATATATATTTTCAACACACGTGAGGAACGAAAACGGAGCTATATCTTATGGAAAAAGATGTTTTCATTATTTTTTAACAGCCTGCATGGGAACGGTAACTACGGGAGAATCACAGCGAGCAATTCTAGTAAAACCGTGGCTAGTTGAGAGATTCGTAAAGAACAAATCTAGTAGAATCGTGGCTGCTTGCAAGCAACGAACATCGGGCGATATATCATTGTGTCAGCTCACTTGTCCCATGTGATTTGCTTACTATCATTTTTGtaattacattcatatactagtCTTGTGTGTTATAGTTGCTTGATTAGCTTAGTGTAGAAGTAGCTCTAGTGATAGCTTGTTTTAGTTGCCTTTTTAGTAGCTCTTGCTAAGTGTAGTTAGTTTTGCTGGAGTAGCTTATTTGTTTGCGCGATACAATTTAGATACCACAAAGTTCTCTTATTCGCCACTCTTGGTTTTGAGGCACAGGCTAGTCAATGATAGTTTTGAGTCCCAAAACCACTAAACTGTTCCTACTACATTTTGAGGACTAAATAAATAAACCCTTATGCAAATTTTGTTAGATGTGACCCAATGATTTCATCGTGAGTCGGATCTCTATATCCTCGGCCTGGTAGTCCTCCAAGTGCTCGTGACGCCTCATCTTGACCAACCTTAACCTTGACTCTACTTATCAATGTCATCTTTCATCACTCCTGTACTCTTAATCTTCCATAAGCCTGATAGCAGCCAGCCAGCCACCTAAGATCGATCCTCAATCTCCTAATCATTTGATCCAAGCCTTCTCATCCATCCTCTACCGCTTACTTCATAGCGCACGAACTACTGGTTTGACCTTCTCCATTGCCTAATGACCACCTTAGGGCATTCAACACCTACCATTCATAAGCCAAGAGTCATGTTACTCAACACAACACGACACCTCCAGTTCACCattagtattattattattaaacacATTGAAAAAATGAACACAAccagaaaaatcccaaacctCTTAGCTATTGTATCAATTATTCATCATATATGAATGTGACCAAGATACTTCTCAAGTCTCAACTTTGATTCCTCATGTTTCAAATCGGATGAACGGTGGACCAAGGAACATTacactatttttttttctccaaaTATACACGGGTCAAACGAAGAAAAggattttatttcaaaatatacgGGCTAGTGGTGGACCTGATTGATGGCCAAATTAATCCGCGGCCCCTCTCTGTCCACATGAATCGCATTCGCAACTATGTATATTTTCGAAACAGCAGCAACAGCCTCAATTTTTGACTTATTGCAGAGTTGCAATTGATGGACTGGCGCTGCAAGTTTCAACGAGACGGCCCGGCCTAGACCACATTGGACCTGGATTATACAGTGCATTGTTGGGCTACAAATGGAGCCCAATGAAAGGAGAATTTTAAAAGAACATAACAATCTTCTTAAGAGCTTGTTCGTTAGCCCAACGGGaggagagttttttttttaaaaaaaatataatagtcTTCTTAAGCTTGTTCGATTAGCTTGAGTCCGTAGGGAATTGATCGCAAATCAAAATTCCATTTGTCTACCAATCCCCTCAAGTTAGAAATAATCTGTAATTCGACAGAGTACAACAAGCGGGGTGGTGGCGCAGTTGGCTAGCGCGTAGGTCTCATAGCTAAGTGAGTGATCCTGAGGTCGAGAGTTCGAGCCTCTCTCACCCCAATCTTTTTGCCTCTTTCATTCGCTTTGTACATACATCTTCAGTTTTTTCTGCATTTTccattcttttttttcttgagtTTTccattctctttttttttgtgtgtgtgcttTCCCTCTTCTCTTTCTACATACATCTTTAGTTTTTTCTGTGCATTTTCCATTCTTTTTTCTTGAGTTTTCCattctataattttttttgtgtgtatGTCCTCTCAATTGTGTTTCTTCATACAGTACATTCTTGAGTTTTCTTTGAATTTTCCATTCTGCAGCTCGACAAGCTGCTGCTTCTCCTTCTTGCCACTTATTTTTTTACTTCTATTTTCCCCTTCGCTTAAGACTTCGATATGCGCATTTcgaaaccttttttttttgttacaaCACCATGAGCAAGAGGAATGTGAATCATATTCCCCCTCACCCACACGTCGAATAAAAGCACCATGGCAATCGAATCGAATAAAAACTAAAGCAAAGCAGAAGCAGCCATGGCACAGCATAACCGAAAGCAAGGAAGAAAACCCACCACATGGCTCAACGCAGCGTCTTCCCAACGGCAGCTACCTCATCTTCCTCGGGACTCAACCGCATATACCTTGCCAGCTATCTAGAAAAACAAACCCAACAATGGTGATGGCGGCGGCCCTCCTCCTCATCTTCCAGAACCAGAAGAATGTTCGTCAGCACCTGGCCGGTGTGAGAGGATGAGGCACCTACGCTACGCCCTACCCGTCACCTGGCACTTGGCCGCCATCCGCTGCTCGCtagctcgtcgtcgtcgtcgtcgtagcTCGTAGGCTCTTCTGCTAGCTGCTCTCCGCTAGCTGTGTCTCCCACGTGCGCGTGCGCTGCGTCCGACTGACACGTCGCTCCAGGCCCAGGGCAGCATAGCATGGCGAGCGCGCGGCCGCCGCAGGCGCAGGCGCAGCGCACGATGTGGTGCGGCGGCTGCGGCGCGTACCTGTCCGTGGCGCCCGGGGCGCGCTCCGTGCGGTGCGGGCTCTGCCACACCGTCACGCGCGTCGAGCGCCGCCGCCCGCACGGCCTGCACCACGCCACCGTgggcttcatcaagggcctcatCAACGCCTTCACGTCGCCGCAGCCGGCGTCGGGGTCGCCGCGGGCGGCGCTCCAGGAGCAGGTGCCGGCTGCGAGGAGTGCGAGCTTCCCGCGCGTCCGCGGCTGCAAGAAGCGCGCGCTCCTGGTGGGGATCAGCTACGCCGCCACCAAGTACGAGCTCCGGGGCGCCGTCAACGACGTCAACTGCATGAGCTACCTCCTCCGCGAGCGCTTCGGCTTCCCGGCCGACTGCATCCTCGTGCTCACACGTAAATAATCGCCAttcttgtcgtcgtcgtcgtcgtcgtcgtctcatCTTTAATTTCCTCCAGTTTTTCTAATTTGCTTGCCGTCTCCATCATCTTTTTCTGATCGGCATGCAGAGGAGGACAAGGACGCTGCACGGGTGCCGACGCGAGCGAACCTGATGCGCGCGCTGCGGTGGCTGGTGGACGGCACCAGCGCCGGGGACTCGCTGGTGTTCCACTTCTCGGGCCACGGCGTGCAGAAGCTGGACAGGGACGGCGACGAGGCGGACGGGTACGACGAGGCGCTGTGCCCGGTGGACTTCGAGGacccgcgcggcggcggcggggtgaTCCTGGACGACGAGATCAACGCCACCATCGTGCGGCCGCTGGGGAAAGGCGTGAAGCTGCACGCCATCGTGGACACCTGCCACAGCGGCACCATCCTCGACCTCCCCTACCTCTGCCGCCTGTCGAGGACCGGGTACTGGCAGTGGGAGAACCAGCAGACGACCcggctctcctcctcctccggcggcggcggcgagaccGCCACCAGCAAGTGCACCAGCGGCGGACTCGCCATCTCCATCAGCGGCTGCGGCGACAGCCAGACGTCGCAGGACACCACGGCCTTCTCCGGGTCCGCTTCCACGGGCGCCATGACGTACAGCTTCATCAAGGCGGTGGAGTCGGAGCCGGGCACCACCTACGGCCGCCTGCTGACGGCGATGAGGGCCACCATCCGCGACAACGGCGGGGAGTTCGGCATACCGGGCCCCATCGGCACCTTCTTCCGCCGGGTCATCACATTCAGCTGCGCGCAGGTAGAAACGAAATCTCCGTGCATCATATCATATTGCTGCTCGATCTCGATCTGGTGCCTGCTTGATCTTGATCGTACATTGGATTGGATTCTGGTTTCGCAGGAGCCCCAGCTGTGCGCTTCAGAAACGTTCGACATCTACAGGAAACCCTTTCTATTGTGACTCCTTTCCTTCATACAGTATTTATGAGATTAGCTCTGCACGGTATATATACATACGAACACGGTGTGTTCTTTTGTCTCCTTTATACTACAGcacagtgtatatatatatatatatatatatatatatatatatatatatatatacttgcaAGTGATGT contains:
- the LOC8077117 gene encoding metacaspase-1 is translated as MASARPPQAQAQRTMWCGGCGAYLSVAPGARSVRCGLCHTVTRVERRRPHGLHHATVGFIKGLINAFTSPQPASGSPRAALQEQVPAARSASFPRVRGCKKRALLVGISYAATKYELRGAVNDVNCMSYLLRERFGFPADCILVLTQEDKDAARVPTRANLMRALRWLVDGTSAGDSLVFHFSGHGVQKLDRDGDEADGYDEALCPVDFEDPRGGGGVILDDEINATIVRPLGKGVKLHAIVDTCHSGTILDLPYLCRLSRTGYWQWENQQTTRLSSSSGGGGETATSKCTSGGLAISISGCGDSQTSQDTTAFSGSASTGAMTYSFIKAVESEPGTTYGRLLTAMRATIRDNGGEFGIPGPIGTFFRRVITFSCAQEPQLCASETFDIYRKPFLL